A stretch of Gemmatimonas aurantiaca T-27 DNA encodes these proteins:
- a CDS encoding glycerol-3-phosphate dehydrogenase/oxidase: MEPTQGWRPAAIAALSSEPFDILIIGGGITGAGVAREAALAGYRTALVERDDFGAGTSSRSSRLVHGGVRYLEHGHLGLVFESSRERRLLLSLAPHLVRPLAFTWPVYRGARVPRWKVRAGLALYDALSLFRNVHRHQGLSREGVLSHEPALNRDALVGGARYWDAATDDSRLTLANAQAAADAGATVLNHCAAAAGIHDGARLVGVVAEDRLTGNRFDVRARVVINATGPWSDATSALTGEAKGSQVLGSAGAHVAVPRQRIGNRDALTIVSPLDGRVMFVLPAGAHAIIGTTEQPARRGPDDIRATIADVTYLLQSVNRVFPFAQLSLDDVITAWCGIRPLAIARAGEHNANAASREHAISRRADGQLSVTGGKLTTYRAMAADILRHALRELGEPAPPPAVSRTTPLPGGDWNSREAVVAEASATTHDVAVAERLAQAYGSGWRNVWSYVQRDPRLGARVSDDLPYLSAEVAYAVEREWSCTFADVLVRRTHLAFETRDHGVAAAQRIAPLMQARLGWSDAERERQLAAYAADVARLFTIDGMS; the protein is encoded by the coding sequence ATGGAACCGACCCAGGGCTGGCGCCCCGCCGCGATCGCCGCGCTGTCCAGCGAGCCTTTTGACATTCTCATCATTGGCGGGGGCATCACCGGGGCGGGCGTCGCCCGTGAGGCAGCCCTGGCGGGTTATCGCACAGCCCTGGTGGAACGCGACGACTTCGGCGCCGGAACCTCATCACGGTCCTCACGGCTCGTGCACGGCGGCGTGCGCTATCTGGAGCATGGGCATCTGGGCCTGGTGTTCGAGTCGAGCCGCGAGCGCCGGCTGCTGCTGTCCCTGGCCCCGCACCTGGTCCGTCCGCTGGCCTTTACGTGGCCGGTGTATCGCGGTGCCCGGGTGCCCCGCTGGAAAGTGCGAGCGGGGCTGGCGCTCTACGACGCCCTGTCACTCTTTCGCAATGTGCATCGGCATCAGGGACTGAGTCGCGAAGGCGTGTTGTCGCACGAACCCGCCCTCAATCGTGATGCCCTCGTGGGAGGCGCCCGCTACTGGGATGCCGCCACCGACGACTCCCGGCTGACGCTGGCCAATGCCCAGGCCGCAGCCGACGCGGGCGCCACAGTCCTCAATCACTGCGCTGCCGCAGCCGGCATTCACGATGGCGCCCGCCTGGTCGGTGTGGTGGCCGAAGACCGACTGACGGGTAACCGCTTCGATGTGCGTGCCCGCGTGGTCATCAACGCCACCGGGCCATGGAGTGATGCCACATCGGCGCTGACGGGCGAGGCCAAAGGCTCACAGGTGCTGGGTTCGGCCGGTGCCCACGTCGCCGTACCGCGCCAGCGCATTGGCAACCGCGATGCGCTCACCATTGTTTCGCCACTCGATGGACGAGTGATGTTCGTGCTGCCGGCCGGCGCGCACGCCATCATCGGCACCACCGAACAACCGGCGCGGCGCGGTCCCGATGACATCCGCGCCACCATCGCCGACGTCACCTACTTGCTGCAGTCGGTGAATCGGGTCTTCCCCTTCGCACAGTTGTCTCTCGATGACGTCATCACGGCGTGGTGTGGGATTCGTCCGCTGGCGATCGCCCGCGCCGGTGAACACAACGCCAATGCGGCGTCGCGTGAACACGCCATCTCGCGTCGAGCCGACGGCCAGTTGAGTGTGACCGGCGGCAAACTGACCACGTATCGCGCCATGGCGGCGGATATCCTCCGCCACGCCTTGCGGGAACTGGGTGAGCCGGCACCACCGCCAGCCGTGAGTCGCACCACGCCCTTGCCGGGGGGCGACTGGAATTCCCGCGAGGCCGTCGTGGCCGAGGCCAGTGCCACCACACATGACGTGGCAGTCGCCGAGCGTCTCGCGCAGGCGTACGGCAGCGGCTGGCGCAATGTGTGGAGCTATGTGCAGCGCGATCCACGGCTCGGCGCGCGGGTGTCCGACGACCTGCCCTATCTGTCCGCCGAGGTGGCGTACGCCGTCGAGCGCGAATGGAGCTGCACGTTTGCCGACGTGTTGGTGCGGCGTACCCACCTGGCATTCGAGACGCGGGATCACGGCGTCGCCGCGGCGCAGCGGATCGCACCGTTGATGCAGGCCCGCCTCGGGTGGAGCGACGCGGAGCGGGAGCGTCAACTGGCCGCGTATGCCGCAGACGTCGCGCGTCTTTTCACCATCGATGGCATGAGCTGA